Genomic DNA from Desulfuromonas versatilis:
TCGGGATTTCGGTGGTACTGCCCCAGCCGCATGTTTACTTCATCGACGTTTTCCGGGGAGCCGGTGAGAAACAGCCATCCCGGGCGGGGCAGAAACACCCGGGCGTAGTCGTGAACCTTGGCGGGGGTGTCGTTTTGCGGATCGACGCTCACCGAGACGATCAGCACTTCTTGGCCCAACAGCGCGCCGAGTTTTTTCTGCAGGCGCGATAGCACCAGGTTTTGCCGCGGAGATACGGTGTCGCAGTTGATGTAGTAGCCGCTGATCAGCACTACCCGATCCTTGAGCAGGTCGCTGTAGAAATGGACCTTTTCGCCGTCTTGGGTGACCAGCTCCAGGTCGGTGAAGTACCCCAGCGCCTGTTCTCCTGGTTCGCTCCCGGGCAGGGCAGCAAAGACGTTCCCGGAAAAGGCAGCGGAGACGGTCAACAGGGTGGTGATGAACAGCTTTTGCAGGGCTGTGTGTGCGGCGAACCTCATGATTCACCACGGTCCTTGAGATATTCATCCAGGGCGCGCTTGATGACCTTGGGCGAGGGGAACCCGTTCAGCCGGCTCCACAGTCCCCGGCGGCCATCGACGATGAACACCGCCGGCGGGTGGTTGAAGATGTCGGGCGAAAACATCTCCATGCCTCTGAGGACGCTGATGACCTTGTCCTTGTCTCCGGTTAGAAATGTCCAGCCGGGTTTGGCTCCCAGCTTTTCGGAATGCTCCTTAAGCCTCTCGGGAATATCAGTGGTCGGATCAATGCTGATGGTGATCAGCTGGATGGTCTGGCCCAACTGTTCGCCGATCTTGCCCTGGATGTCCTTGAAGATGGCGTCCAGGACCGGGCAGATGGTGGTGCAGGTGGTGTAGGTGAAGGTTACCGCGGTAAGTTTGTCTCCTATGATCTCGCTGATGAAACGGCCGCTGACGCCGTCCTGGTTGATCAGTTCGAGGTCCGGGACATCTATCTGTATGGTATTGGCCCCCGCATGAGCTGGGGGCGGAATCTGCAGGCTGCAAAGAGCGACCATCAACAGCATGGCCAGAAGCATGGTCAGCCGGATGCTGAATTTACCGAAACGTGGCATGGGCAAGGCCTTTATTTTTCCGGGGTTTGGTTATTCGTGGCAGTCAGGAAAATATACGGCAACTGCCGGTAGTCGAAATTCAGGGACGGCACGGCGAAATAAACGCTGTAGACTCCGGGGCGGTCCGCACGAATGTTCGCCTCATAGGTGCCGTCCTCCAGCGGCTTGGCCTGCAGACGGCTCTGCCAGTTGCCGGGCGGGCGTGTCACCAGCAGCGACACATCAGGGATCCCCGTCAGAGGGAGATCTCCGCTGCGCCGTTTCAAGGCAAAGCGAAGGTTGAAATCCCTGCCCACGGGGAAGTTCAGCTGATTGGACAGGACCTCGAGCCGGGGAGGCTCGTCGACTTTGGGGCGGCTCAGGTTGGGGTTGGGTTCGGCGGTAAATGCGAAGCAATTGTAAACCCAGGGGGAGTCGATGAGAAATGCCACATCGTACTTGCCCTCCTTGGGGATTCTGAGCTTGGCCGAATAGACGCCCCTTTGCTTTTCCTGCATGCTGCGGTCCACGACCCGAACCGCGCGCGGCACCCTGCCGTAGGTTGGAAAGGAGCCCATGGCCGCGTTCATACCTTCCATGTAGTAATATACCAGGCGATCCGCGGGGTTGACGGCAAGAACCGTGTAATATTCCCCGGTGGGAACGATGGCGTCAGCCACCGAAGTCAAAGGGTACTGGCCAGGGGGCAGGGTACCGATGGGGATCGTCTGCAGCCCCGGCAAAGTTTCTCGGGTGAGTTGCTTGAGGGGAATCAAGGTCAGTTCCGCGGTGCCCAGAGAGCGAACGTAGGCAAAGCTCTCGGTGAAGACCACCTGGTGAGGCTTATTGCCGATTTCCAGAGAATGGGCGACGCTCTGGCTGGAGGCATCGAGGATGTAGACCTTGTTGGTCAGTGAGTTGGCGATAAAGCCCCAGCGGTCTCCCGGTGCGAACCGAAGGGCGATCAGGCCGGGGTCGAGGGGCAGGGTTTCCCTGATCTCTTGAGTGCTGCCGTCGACGATGGTGAGGCTTCCGTCTGCCTCGGCGGCGACGTAGGCCGATCGGCTCAATTCGGAAAAGTACAGCGCCACCGGGCGCTCGCCCACCTTGAGGTCTTTGGTTTTTTTCAAAGCCTGGGTGTCGATCACCGACAGGGTGCTCTCTTCGCTGTTGGTCACGTAGGCAAACAGGCTGTCGTTGGAAAAAGCGATTTCGTGATGGCCGGCGCCGGTGGGAATAAAACCCGCCACCGAAAAATCGTTGGCATTGATGACGGTCACCCCGGATTTTTCCCTGTCCGCCCCGTTGTTTCCTACCCAGATGTATCTTCCGTCAGGCTGCAGGGCGATGCGCACCGTATTGCTGCCGGCCTGCAGCGTTGCCACGACCTTGAAGGTCTCCAAGTCGATCTTGGCCACCTGGCCGATCTCGGGCATGGTCACGAAAAGATATTTCTGATTCTCGCTGGTGGTCCAGTCCTCGCCCCGGCCCTTGAGCGTTATCAGTGCGTAAAGTTGGGTTATTCCGTTAACTCCCAGGATCGGGTCGACCACCGAGATGCTTTTGTCGTCGTTCAGCACCAGCATGTAGAACTTGTTGAGATCGATATCGGCCTGAAAACCCAGCATTCCCTGCAGGTAGAGACCGATCTGGTCTTTGCAACTCAGCTTTTCCTCGTCTTTTTGCCGTTCCTTAACCAGGTTGACCCATACGGCCGGTTCGAGAGGGCTGATCGGGGCGCCGGATTTGGCGTCGGTAATACGGAATTTGATTTCGGCGATTTCGGCTTCGCGGACCGTTCGCGATTCTCTCCGGGCCTCTTCGTCGGGCTCGATGGAGAACTCTACCCGAACGCCTTTGTGGATGAATTCATCGCTGCTGGTTTCTCCCTGGGGGTTTGTTTCACGGTTTTCCGGAGAAGCTGGCGGTTCAGCCTGCATCGTTGACGGAGCCAAGGCGCTGAATGCGGTCGCAAGGATCACGCTGATAAGAATCCTGAACATGCCGTACCTCGTGAATTGCCTGATTTCCGGGTGGAAGAGGCGTGTGCGGCCCCGGAGAGGCCGCACACGCGAGGGCCCGGGTCTCAATACTTGACCCGGAAAATGCCCCAGTGGCCGTTGTTGAAATGGATCGACGTGTTGTCCCGATAGAGATAGTCTCCGGGAACCCCGTTGATGCCGCCGGCGCCGTTGCGAGGAATCACGTCGAAGTGGTTCGCCGGCCCATGGCCTTCCTGGGTGCCGATCCAGCGGCTGAGAAGGTTATTGCCGATGGCTGTCGAGCCAATGTCGTCGCCGTAAGCGTCCGGATCGACATAAGGCTCTCTTTGCCAGATGTGGCCGTGCAGGTTGAAGACGCTGCTGCGGTTGTGCCCCGCGGGCTGCAGGACGCGGAAGCGCACCTCTTCCCGGGGCCGGGCGAGGAAGATCGGGGTTTGCGGATCGTTGCCGGCGGTGATGCTGTTGGACAGCGAGTTGGTGTAGTCAACATCCCCGGTCAGGCCCTCGTCGATGGTCGGCTCGAAGCCGAGGCGGAACCACATCGGCTCGGTGCGGTAGTTGATGGCCCGCTGGCCGGTGTCCTCGTTGTCCTCCTGCTCGGCCACCGAGGGTTGCGGTTCGCCGTTGCCCAGGCGCATGTTGATGTCGTCCTGCATGACCACCACAAAATCCCGGAAGTGACCAGCGCTTTCCCTGGTGCAGGGGAAATCGCCGTTGGGACAGACCGTGGCTGTGGCGCGGGTGAGCCGGCCGGTTACGTGGTCGCGGTCCGTTTCGGTCCAGGTGGCCCCCTGGGGTTCGATGATCAGGGCCCCGACCGCCCCCTTGGCGCTGTGCTTGATCGGGTCGGAGGAGATCAGGTTGGTGGCCCCGAACTCGACGGGGGTGTATTTAAGTTGGGTTCCCTCGAGCCTGACGTCGCCGGCATACCAGCGGTACGCCTGGGGACGGCGGTCGCCTTTCTTGGTGGTCTGGACGCGGTTGTTCATCCCCACGTTGGCGCCGTCCGAACTGGTGACGTCGAAGGCCACCATCTGGGCATGCAGCCCGAAGCTCGGCGAGGTGTCCAGGTTGTTGGCGTTGAAGTGCCTGGCGCCGGGGCCGGCTCCCTGGGTGATGATCATCGGCATGGTGCTGAAGCCGTCGAGCTCGGGGATGTTTTCCACTTGGCTGCGCAGGACGACCTGGATGCACTCGCCGGCCGCGGCCCGCAGGATCAGGGGCTCGATGGGGGCGTCTGCCTTCAGGGTGCCGTCAAGGTTGAGATCCTCCGTGAGTACGTAGAGGATGGCCGTGGGGTCGTTCAACGGCCCCGGGAATCCCGCCGCCGCCCCGACCCTGGAATTGAAGATCAGTTTCCCGCCGGGCAGGGCATCGCGGGCCAGCACGGCGGTCACGTCGTAGGCGCGGACCGGGGCGGATTTTGGGCACATTTCGTTGAAGTCGAAGCGGTTGGAGATGGTCTTGCCGCCCGTTCCGATGGGATTGTTGGGCAGCGGCAGCAGGTCGCTGCGCGCGGTCGCGTAGTTGCGCATCAACCCCCAGGCTCCATTCCAGAAACCGTCGACCGAGGAGTTCATCGAATAGAGATGGTCGGCCCGGGCTCCGGCCCTCACGCCGCTGGTGGCGACCGGAATCACGAACTGGAACTGCTCCGAGATCCCCATCGCCTGGGCGTTGCGCCAGCCGCTGTTGGGACTGGCATATTCCTGGGTCCACTTGATGCCGTGTACGCTGGCGTTATGCATTTCCTCGGTGGCTCCGACCTGGGTGCGGATTCGCACCTGGTCGCCGTTGTACACCCGCATGATCGGGGTGAAGGGGTCGCGGGGCTGCACGTCGGCCGTCAGAGGCGGATAGACGCCGGGTTGTCTGTTGAAGGCCGGGTCGTCCCGGGGCACCAGCGAGGATAAGGCGTAGGAGAGGTCCCCGGCCAGCCCGGCGGATTGTGCCCTGAACCCGCCGGCCGGTTTGCTGACCCTCAGGCCGATCGGTTCGTTGCGGTAGTTGACTACGAAGGTACCCGGGTCGGCGGCGGAAATGGCCTCCGGACAAGGCGGTGCGGAGCCGTTGGGACATTGATCCGCCGGCACGATGATATCTGGCAGGGCGACTTCTTCTTTTACCGGCGGATTGATGGGGTTGCCCTTGGCGTCGTAGGCCAGCTGGAAGTCGGCGAACTCGAGAAAGAATTCGCGGTAGCTGGCATCTCCCGCCAGGATGTCGGCCCGCCAGCTGGTCGGCCCGCCGTCGGCCCTGGAGCCGAAGGTTACGCCCGTTTCGGGATGTCGCCAGGTCGATCCCTTCGGCTCGACCAGCATGGTTCCGTAGAGACCGGCCTGCTGGTGGGTCGAGGGTCCGAAATGGTCGTGGGTGAAGATGTTGCCGAGGCCCCGGTCGACACCGGCGTTGTTGACCGTCGGGTCGGCCCAGACGCGCTGGATGGTGGTGCGGGCACCTAGGACATTGCGGAATCCGGCCTTGGGTTCGGGGCAAAGTTCAGAATGGTCACCTGCGGCGCAGCCCCGGTAGGCCCGGATTGCCTCGATGCGCTCGATCACTTCGCCGGGACTGAAGGTGCCGTCTTCGTAGTTCCAGCCGTTGGCCGCGCCGTCGGAAGAGGTTACGTCGAACTTCACCAGGTGGATATGCTGGCCGATGACGTCGGTGGGCGTTCTGACCTGGAAATCGTCTTGCTGATAGACGTTGGGCACCAGGTTGGTGTGGTAGAAGTCCATGCAGTCATCGGTGTTGAGGCGGATGACGAAGGGCTCCGGCGGCCGGGTCTTGTCCAGGGTGGCCTGCACGTCGTCTTCCAGGGTGATAATGCGCTGCTGGTTGAAGTGCCAGCCCACCTTGTTCAGGATCACGTCGGTCTCGATGACCGCCGCCCGGTAGGTTCGCGGCGTGCCGATGGGATAAATGGTGTTCTTGTGGTCGGTATCGCCGAACACATCGGGCCGGCAGGGTTCGGCATAAGGAGCGCCGGCGACCCGCTTCATGCCGTTGGTTTCAAACTTTGCATAGCTGCCCTCCGGAGCCTTGGTATCGTGGAAATGTTTTTCGTGGAACCGCATGGCGGCCTGTTCTACCGCGGTCCCCTCTTCGGGGAGGAACTCGGCGTTTGCGGCAAGCAGCTTCTTATCGAAATCCTTAGGGTCAACCGTGCTTTCGAAGGCCGGACCCGGAGCCGCGCCGGCATCCTCGGGAGCCGAAATGATCACGTGGCGGGGAAGTCCGCCGTCGAGAAGCCCGCCCGAGCCGTCCGGCGCGATATCCAACGGCGGTGTCGGCGGACGGTGTCCGGCGACACCGGCGATGAAGAAGGGGTAGCCGGGGTTGCCGATATCGTCGTAATCACCGTCTTTGAATCCCTTTTTCCCGTCGCCGTCGTAATCGAATTCATCGTCGAGGGGCGTGATGTTCGCCTGACCGTTGATGATCTCGACCCTGGCCTCGGGCATGGGGGCCATCGGCAGACCGGGAAGGGGAATAACTGCGGGTATCGGTGTGCCGGCGGCGATTTCGCCGTCGGGCAGAGCCCTGGCTCCTGCCGCGGGCATACCGTGGCCTAAGGGCAGGGAAGGGCCCTGGGCCAGCTTGGTCCCTATTTCAA
This window encodes:
- a CDS encoding SCO family protein; translation: MRFAAHTALQKLFITTLLTVSAAFSGNVFAALPGSEPGEQALGYFTDLELVTQDGEKVHFYSDLLKDRVVLISGYYINCDTVSPRQNLVLSRLQKKLGALLGQEVLIVSVSVDPQNDTPAKVHDYARVFLPRPGWLFLTGSPENVDEVNMRLGQYHRNPEQHLGIYLLGNLKTGLWMKVSPQAQVDELYNRLRELLNDRGDSR
- a CDS encoding SCO family protein, whose protein sequence is MPRFGKFSIRLTMLLAMLLMVALCSLQIPPPAHAGANTIQIDVPDLELINQDGVSGRFISEIIGDKLTAVTFTYTTCTTICPVLDAIFKDIQGKIGEQLGQTIQLITISIDPTTDIPERLKEHSEKLGAKPGWTFLTGDKDKVISVLRGMEMFSPDIFNHPPAVFIVDGRRGLWSRLNGFPSPKVIKRALDEYLKDRGES
- a CDS encoding cytochrome D1 domain-containing protein — its product is MFRILISVILATAFSALAPSTMQAEPPASPENRETNPQGETSSDEFIHKGVRVEFSIEPDEEARRESRTVREAEIAEIKFRITDAKSGAPISPLEPAVWVNLVKERQKDEEKLSCKDQIGLYLQGMLGFQADIDLNKFYMLVLNDDKSISVVDPILGVNGITQLYALITLKGRGEDWTTSENQKYLFVTMPEIGQVAKIDLETFKVVATLQAGSNTVRIALQPDGRYIWVGNNGADREKSGVTVINANDFSVAGFIPTGAGHHEIAFSNDSLFAYVTNSEESTLSVIDTQALKKTKDLKVGERPVALYFSELSRSAYVAAEADGSLTIVDGSTQEIRETLPLDPGLIALRFAPGDRWGFIANSLTNKVYILDASSQSVAHSLEIGNKPHQVVFTESFAYVRSLGTAELTLIPLKQLTRETLPGLQTIPIGTLPPGQYPLTSVADAIVPTGEYYTVLAVNPADRLVYYYMEGMNAAMGSFPTYGRVPRAVRVVDRSMQEKQRGVYSAKLRIPKEGKYDVAFLIDSPWVYNCFAFTAEPNPNLSRPKVDEPPRLEVLSNQLNFPVGRDFNLRFALKRRSGDLPLTGIPDVSLLVTRPPGNWQSRLQAKPLEDGTYEANIRADRPGVYSVYFAVPSLNFDYRQLPYIFLTATNNQTPEK
- a CDS encoding cupredoxin domain-containing protein; the encoded protein is MAQRSPSATPDNPRSHIIHNGIRVLAGILLLLPLVIMGYSSPALAGLCSTTVHADVVALDQFLTFNRLGAVNPQGMIFALAKDVVPKDTLPEDQDLAHSCLNTACSPGDVKLRDDKRPRPIALRVNEGECLQISFKNLLAPTAAAAAAVDPATGIELNDQPATRSAGIHITGMQLGGDITDDGSNVGANPSSLVPPGGSTTYTVYAEKEDAFVLYSTAANVGGQGGSGTHAFGLFGIVNVEPAGAKWYRSQVTREDLELALDKSSAPDYCDDGNGGGHYAEAGYFCNGQPKINYEARYPATHRFKNLPILNIRDGNTIVHNELNAIISNFNKVYPKNPTLPDREQPFREMSVVFHDEIKAIQAFDLFRDNDFAFTLKSVVDGFAINYGTGGVGAEIIANRIGVGPMHDCVDCKYEEFFLTSWAVGDPAMIVDVPANVGTNPADGGAPIPGPKATFAFYPADPANVWHSYLNDHVKVRNIHVGSEHHIFHLHTHQWLFTPDDDNSNYLDFQAIGPGSAYTYEIAYNGSGNRNKTVGDAIFHCHFYPHFAQGMWGLWRVHDVFEIGTKLAQGPSLPLGHGMPAAGARALPDGEIAAGTPIPAVIPLPGLPMAPMPEARVEIINGQANITPLDDEFDYDGDGKKGFKDGDYDDIGNPGYPFFIAGVAGHRPPTPPLDIAPDGSGGLLDGGLPRHVIISAPEDAGAAPGPAFESTVDPKDFDKKLLAANAEFLPEEGTAVEQAAMRFHEKHFHDTKAPEGSYAKFETNGMKRVAGAPYAEPCRPDVFGDTDHKNTIYPIGTPRTYRAAVIETDVILNKVGWHFNQQRIITLEDDVQATLDKTRPPEPFVIRLNTDDCMDFYHTNLVPNVYQQDDFQVRTPTDVIGQHIHLVKFDVTSSDGAANGWNYEDGTFSPGEVIERIEAIRAYRGCAAGDHSELCPEPKAGFRNVLGARTTIQRVWADPTVNNAGVDRGLGNIFTHDHFGPSTHQQAGLYGTMLVEPKGSTWRHPETGVTFGSRADGGPTSWRADILAGDASYREFFLEFADFQLAYDAKGNPINPPVKEEVALPDIIVPADQCPNGSAPPCPEAISAADPGTFVVNYRNEPIGLRVSKPAGGFRAQSAGLAGDLSYALSSLVPRDDPAFNRQPGVYPPLTADVQPRDPFTPIMRVYNGDQVRIRTQVGATEEMHNASVHGIKWTQEYASPNSGWRNAQAMGISEQFQFVIPVATSGVRAGARADHLYSMNSSVDGFWNGAWGLMRNYATARSDLLPLPNNPIGTGGKTISNRFDFNEMCPKSAPVRAYDVTAVLARDALPGGKLIFNSRVGAAAGFPGPLNDPTAILYVLTEDLNLDGTLKADAPIEPLILRAAAGECIQVVLRSQVENIPELDGFSTMPMIITQGAGPGARHFNANNLDTSPSFGLHAQMVAFDVTSSDGANVGMNNRVQTTKKGDRRPQAYRWYAGDVRLEGTQLKYTPVEFGATNLISSDPIKHSAKGAVGALIIEPQGATWTETDRDHVTGRLTRATATVCPNGDFPCTRESAGHFRDFVVVMQDDINMRLGNGEPQPSVAEQEDNEDTGQRAINYRTEPMWFRLGFEPTIDEGLTGDVDYTNSLSNSITAGNDPQTPIFLARPREEVRFRVLQPAGHNRSSVFNLHGHIWQREPYVDPDAYGDDIGSTAIGNNLLSRWIGTQEGHGPANHFDVIPRNGAGGINGVPGDYLYRDNTSIHFNNGHWGIFRVKY